One Comamonas odontotermitis genomic window, CAGGCTGCCAAAGCAAGCGCTGCAGCCAGGGTGAGGGCAAAGGTACTGGATTTCATACGTTGGCGAGAGGTTTGCGGTCTTTTGTCAGCGGCTTGGTGTGCTTCATACATGGGCTGCATGAAAGTCCCTTCGGAAGGTGTGAAATGAATGAGGTGAACCGCGGAGGATTCGGCGGGGATTGCCTGTGGCTAGTGGAATGCTATCTTCAATCCCCAGAAAAATGCTCCGCAATTATACATACATGCAGAAATGTATAATAGAGCTTATTTGTTAAATCTTTCATTGCCTGCAGCGAGACACTGGGGCAATGCGCTACAGGAACGGACGAGCAGAGCATGGCCCGGCGCACAAAGGCAGAAGCGGACGAGACGCGCACCAAGCTGTTGGATGCGGCAGAAGAGGTTTTTTTCGAGAAAGGCGTGGCGCGCGCGTCGCTCAATGAAATCGCGCAACGCGCTGGCGCCACGCGTGGCGCGGTGTATTGGCATTTCAAGGACAAAGTGGATGTCTTCACTGCGGTGCTGTCACGCATATGCACTCCGTTTGAGGAAATCTGCGACGACAAGTACGGTGAACTCTCGCCGCTTGCGCGGATTCGGCACTCCATCTACGCAGTGTTCGACAGCATGGACTCAGACGAGCGGCGACGCAAGGTGTTTGATACAGCGCTTTTCAAGCTGGAATACGTTGGCGAGCTTGAGAGCGTTCGCGAAGGACATGTGGAGAGCTCGGAATGTTCTCAGCGCAAGTTTGCAGATGACCTGACGTTGGCTGCCATGGAGCAGGGCGTTGTAATGCCCATGACGCCGACGGAAGCAGCGCTTGGCCTGCATTCATTGTTTGTGGGGCTCATTCATGGCTGGGTGCTGAATGAAGGTAACTTCCCGTTGCGAAAAATTGGCGAGCTGTCTGTGGAGGCCTACCTCTCGGGTCTGGGCTTTCAGCGCCAGGCTTGAGGGAGTGGCACTGTTTGGCATTGAAGCCTCGCGGAGCTGCATCCCGTGCCATAATTGAAGGATTGCTGAAAGGCAATTGTGTATATGCGCGGCTGTAGCTCAGTGGATAGAGTATTGGCCTCCGAAGCCAAGGGTCGTGGGTTCGATCCCCGCCAGCCGCGCCATATGGCTATCTCGGATGGCCTCAGAAAATCCTGAAACCCGCACGCTCGTTGGCGTGGCGGGTTTTTTGATGTGCTAATTAGGCTATGGTTATCTCTGGACATACCAACAAATTGTTGGTACCTTTGTTGGTACTTGATATGCTATTCAAGACACATACCAACAATGCCACTCTCAGATACCTTCGTGAAGCAGACCAAGTTCTCAGGCAAGCCGGCCGGAGACAAGCATAGTGATGGCGGTGGGCTGTACTTGCATGTCATGGCGGCGGGCAAGTACTGGCGCTTGGCATACCGTTTCAGCGGCAAGCAGAAAACGCTGGCGTTGGGCGTTTACCCGGCCGTCTCCCTTGCCCAAGCGCGGCGGCGGCGCGACGAAGCACGACAACATCTGGCAGAAGGTACTGACCCGGCCATAGTCAAGCAAGCACAGAAGCTAGCTCAGGCCATGGCCGACGAAAGCACGTTTGAAGCCGTGGCTCGCGAATACCATGGTGTCAAAAAAGGTGGATGGAGCGATAAGTACGCCGTCAAGTGGCTGAGGGGGTTGGAGAAGGACATATTCCCGTTCGTTGGCCGTCTTCAGCTCCCTGATATCACGCCTCCCATGATGTTGAATGCGCTGCGTAGAGTGGAGAAGCGCGGCAATCGGGATGCTGCTCATACTCTTGCGCAGAATTCTGGGCAGGTTTTCCGCTATGGCGTCCAGACTGGCCGTTGCGAGCGCAACCCTATGCCTGATCTGCAAGGTGCACTGGAACCGGTGGTGGTCAAACACATGGCTGCTGTACTGGAGCCTGTGAAGGTCGGTGAGTTGTTGCGGGCTTTTGACAGCTACAACGGCCAACCTATCACAAAAGCCGCGCTGCAACTATCTGCGTTGCTATTCCAACGCCCCGCCAATATTCGTATGATGGAATGGAGTTGGGTGGACCTGGACAATGCCATGCTTACCATTCCATCTTCAGCGATGAAACGCACTGTAGCGCAGAAGTTGAATGGTAGACCACACTTTGTACCCTTGGCGCCTCAGGCAGTGGCGATCCTTAGGGAGATAAGACCGCTGACAGGTCACAGAGCGCACGTTTTTCCCTCTACCAGAGGAGAGGGAAGACCGATGTCTGATATGACCCTGACGGCTGCATTGCGTCGCTTGGGCTACTCCAGCGAGGAGATGACACCCCACGGCTTTCGTGCCATGGCTCGCACGTTGATGATTGAGCGCCTGCCAGGCATTCACGCTGACGTTATTGAGGCTCAACTCGCGCACGGTAAGTCCGGTCCGTTAGGCGCGGCCTATGACCGCGCCGAGTTCATGGAGCAGCGTCGAAAGATGATGAACGAGTGGGCAGACTACCTCGACAAGCTCAAGACCGGCTCTGAGCTAGTGCGGATGCAGGCATAAGACCCATCTTCAGATTCCCTAGACCGATGAGCCGCACCTCAACTAAATCCACTTCGACGTTGGGCCGAAAAGCCCAGACATCTCATCTGCCTGCCAAGGCCCGTGATTTGAAATTGACTGAGGCGAGAAAGTTACCGCTTGCCAAGCTCGACCATTGGGCCGAGCGCTTTGCTGTGCCGCGTGTAGATGTTGTTCAAGCAGCTGTGGATGGGCGCTTCGGGCTGTATTTCATGATCGATGGTTTTATTGCCGACCTACCTAACCCCAGTCCAGGTCATCCCCTGCAATTACGTCCCTATCGCGGTTATTTGCTTTCCGATCAGGCAACACTTGAGGCCATCTTGGATGGGGAAGCGTGCCACGTGCAGGAGGCATATGAGCCAGGTGGCGGACACGTATATGTGGAGTTGGCTCCAAATGGAACACTAGCGACGCCGCTCAATATTCGAATGGATGACCTTTTCGCTGCGGGAGATGACGTAGCTGCGCAAGCGTCGCCAGGTGCATTAAGGGATGCGGCCGTCTCCTCCCCTTGGTGTGCTCCGCGGCACCAGCATGCAACTGTAGCAATCGATCACGCCAAGCGGGCAACGCGACAGCAATTGATCGATGCTTTTGGCAAATTTACTAACATGGATATGTCTTGGTTCCTGAACTTGAAGGATGCCCCACGGCTACGGGATGCGCGGAAGGTCATTGGGGCCGGTGGCCACAAGCATACCGAGCCCCTGTTTTGTCCATTCGAAGTAATGCAATGGTTGATTGATCCCAGGCGCGGCAAAGGCCTCCCACTATCCAAAAATAAGGGGTGGGAGCTGCTGGCTAATTACTTTCCACGTGCGCATGCGCCTCGCTCCGTTCTTGATCCCCGCGAGGATGCTTGACCGGGGTAAAACGGGCTATTGACCGGGGTCAACGCTGTCGATTTGGCGGGGTTATCGAATGAAACTCGCCGGGGTGGGCTGGGCCCGAAATACCCCGGCATTGGAATTCACCTCAATCGCTGGCATGGTGCCACGCGGGATCGAACGAGGTGACTATGAGTCTCGCCCCCCAAACTGTCCGTCCCAAGGCAGCCGCCGAACTGTTGGGCATCGGTATCTCAACCCTCTGGCGCTGGGCCAAAGACCGCCCTGACTTTCCCAAGCCTCGCCACCTGAGCATGCGCTGCACCATCTTCGATGTAGCTGAGTTGCTCAATTGGCGCGACGCACAGGTAAAGGAGGGGGTGTAATGGCCTTCGATCGTAATCGTCTGCCTGATCCGGCGGCCTACTATGAAGGTCAAGGATTGAAATTCCATGAGCGCAAAGGCAAGTGGCGCACAACCGCCTGCACCTTCCACGGTGGAAGCGACAGCATGCGCATCAATACTGTCTCTGGCGCCTTCGTCTGCATGGCTGGTTGTGGTGCCCGCGGCGGTGATGTGCTGGCCTACCACATGGCGGCCTATGGCCAGGGCTTCGCTGCAGCAGCGAAGGAGCTGGGCGCATGGGTCGAGGGTGGCAAGCCCACAACACAGCGCCCGACGCCGATTAGCGCTCGTGCCGCGTTGGAAATCTTGCACGCCGAAGCCATGCTGGCTGCCATTGCGGCTGGCAACGTCGCGCATGGTGTGGCGTTGACCGATGCAGACCGCGCCCGCTTGATGACGGCGGCAGGCCGTATTACGCGCATCCTGGAGGTGTTCCCTTGATGCCTACAGCATTTGAACATTCGGTGGCGGCTTTGGATGCTGACATTAAGGCACGCCCTATTGCGCTGGTGCACGATCAGCCAGAACAAACCGAGTCGCTGATTCCCGGTGAGAACGAGCGCCCCTGCTTCCGGGTATTTGAGGGCTGGTTCAAGCATGACGGCGCCAAGTTGCGTCCGGGCGTTTGGTATTTCAGTATCACACCCTCCAAGAAAAAAGACGAACCCCCGGCTTTAACGCAACAATGGATCTGCAGTCCTCTGTACATCGAAGCGGTCACCACCGATGAGCATGGCAGCAACTTTGGGCGCCAATTGCGCTTCAAGACTACGTTGGGCCAGTGGCGCACCTGGGCCATGCCCATGGAGCTGCTGCGTGCAGACGGCGCTGATTTGCGCGGTGAGCTGTTGTACATGGGCTTGGAAATCGACCCAGGCCAGCATCAAATGCTGGGGCGCTATTTGCAGGCGCTTACCCCGGAAACGCGCATTCGCTGTGTCACGCAAACCGGCTGGGCCACCGAGCATGCATTTGTGCTGCCGGCCGAGGTGATCGGCCCCGATGCCAGCGGCGTGGTCTTCCAGTCTGGCGAGAGGCTCAGCGATGAATACGTAATCAAGGGCTTGCTTGCAGAATGGCAGCAGAACGTGGCAGCACTGGCGATCGGCAATCCCCTGCTGATGCTGGCCATCTGCGCGGCATTTGCTGGCCCGGTGCTGAGTCGCGTCAACGCCGATAGCGGAGGCATGCATTTGGTGGGTGACTCCTCCACTGGCAAGACTACGGCCATCGATGCTGCCTGCTCGGTATGGGGAGGCCCGGGCTTCCGGCGTTCCTGGAGGGCCACCAGCAACGGCATGGAGGGCGTGGCAGCGCTGTTCAATGATTCACTGCTGGCACTGGACGAAATCAGTGAATGCGATGCGAAGGAGGTGGGGGCCATTGTCTACAGCCTGGGCAATGGACGGGGCAAGCAACGAGCCTCGCGCACTGGCGCGGCCCGCGCGGTGAATCGCTGGCGCTGCAGCGTCCTGTCCACCGGTGAGCGCACTATCGGCACCAGCATGGCAGAGGGGGGTTACCGCCAGAAGGCGGGCCAGACGGTGCGTTTGCTGGATGTGCCTGCCCAGCGCACGTATGGAGCCTGGGATGATCTGCACGGCTATTCCTCCGGCGCAGCATTCAGCGATGCACTCAAAAATGCCTGTAAAGCACACCATGGCCACGCCGGGCCGCAGTTCCTGCGCGCGCTGACGGGTGATGCAGACACAGATTTTTCTGAAGCACTGCAAGCTATCAAGGCCGTGCCGCAGTTTGTGGCTGCGCCCGGCGATGGGCAGGCCGCACGTGCGGCAGAGCGTTTTGCCGTGCTGGCACTGGCCGGAGAGTTGGCTGCAGGCTACGGCGTGGCACCCTGGCGACCCGGTCAGCCCACCCAGGCCGCTGCTGAATGCTTCCGTGCCTGGTTGGCCCAGCGCGGCACGACGGACGGCAACCTGGAGCGCACGCAGGTGCTGGAGAAAATACAGGGCTTCATCGAACGCCACGGCGACAGCCGTTTTAGCGCGATTGACGCGGATCCCGAACGTGCCATGTTGATCCGCGATCGCGCTGGCTGGCATGAGCACACCACTGCTGGCCGAATCTACCTGTTTACGGCCAGCGGCATGAAGGAAGCATTGACTGGCTTTGACCTGAAACGGGGATTGGATGTGCTGGAGGATGTGGGGGCGTTGCCAAAACCTGGGGCGGACGGCAAACGCTCTATTTTGCGACGTATTAGTGGTGATCGTGTGCGCGTATACACCGTCAATACTGCCCTGTTGGGCACATAGTGACTGCAAGGCATGCCGTGAGCTTGGTTTTGGAGTGTTCCAGAGGTTCCGGGTGTCTAGCCCAATACCTATCCGGCTTTGCACTGGAACACCTTGCCTGATCGCCGGTGTTCCGGGTGTTCCCGAGGATAGGCCGTAATGAGTGGAACACCTGGAACCTCTCCAGCGATGCAGGGTGTTCTGTCGAACGACAATATTCGCGAGGGCTGGACACCCGGAACCTCTGGAACTCGCCAAAAGCCAATGTCGACAGTGAAAAGCGCTGGATAAAGAGGGGAGCGAAACATGGCATTTGGAAGAAGCCATTTGAGGTACTGGCAGGGGGATGAGGTTGCCGGTTCCCTTATGTCCTGTCGCCCTGGATGCTGGAGGATCCACATACGCGACTAAAGAACTGTTTCATGTGACCATGTATGCCTGCAATTACTGAAACGACAGTTCCCAAGGCAGAGAACAGATGAGAAAGGAAATCCTCGAATCCAAGCCAGAGCATCGTGCTGAGTTGCTGAAGATGTCTAGAGAGGACTATCGGTGAGCGAAGTCCGCGCTTGGTTCCTGCAGTGGTTCCTTTTGGGTTCCTGCCGCAGACTAAATGTTCTGAGCGATGAGTATTGTTTTGAGTCAGATATTGCACGCACGCACGCACGCGCATGCGGAGCACGGTTTGTATTGATGTGTCGCCAAGCTGACTGATGCCGCAGGAAGTTCCATGAGATTCGGGAACGGCTCCGGGAATCTGTTTCGCTGAAGCAGCATAACGATTCTGGTACCGACTTACCCTAGATTGGGCGCTCGTCGGCCGCAATGCGCCTCTTGGCGCGTGCCAAGCATCATGCTGTTGGATGAGGGGGCCTTGATCGGCCAGAACGGCGGACAGATAGGCAACACTAGCATGTGGTATCAGACATGGTTTCCTGCCTTGATGGGCATGCCTGAGATGGTGGAGGTCTTTAAGACTCAGCTAATGCTGCCTCCAATATCTTCTTTTTCGATGCTGGAGCCATTCGATAGAAGGCAACTAGCAACGTGGCCTCATCCTCTGCTTCTGCATAGAAGTAGGTGGTAGGGAAATTCAGTTCGGCGGCAATCCGGGTCATCAGGCCGAAATCCGGCGTTCTCTTGCCCAACTCGTATCTATTCATCCGCGTACTTGCTGACTCGGGCTCAAGTCCAATTCTGATTCCCAGCTGTTCCTGCGAAAGTCCAGCCTTCAACCGCGCTTCCTTGATTCTTTGGGGTAGTGGTGTCATGCCGGTCGTTTGAGCAAAGACTGGCATGCTCTTGTGTTAGCATCTATTGCGTACTACCGTTTTGGTAGTTTTTTTGAAATTCACCTTCTTGAAAATATGCGGATGCTCATGATCAGGTGCGGGGTCATCTTTGCGGTAGCCCTTTCTGTGGCCTGTACAGAAAAGTCCTCCAATGCGAAGTTGCAGTCTACGGAATCGCTGCTTAGCGAAGTTGATGCATTGAATGAGCAATGTAGAGGCGGTAGTGGCGATGATCCCAAAACACGGATAGCCTGCGATAGCCGTGAGGCCCAGTTCGCCGAGGTCTCCGCGCGAGGATGGTGTTGGGGCCCCAGAAGTGCCGTCAATGCGGACAAGCATTGGATGCGGTGTATTGATGACAAGACAACTGAAGCCCAAGCAGACAAAAAATGGTTTGGACGTACCGAATCCGGTCGATGTGTCCCTTTCACCGTTGACTTGGCGAAGCAAACCTTGACTAGCCGGGGGTACGACCAAATCAAAGTGGCTGAGAAGGACGATGGCACATTAGATGTCTATGCAGAGCTGGAAGGGGGGGAGTCTGCGCACACTACCTTGTATCCCAGATGCGACGATCCAGCACCAATTGCTGAAAAGCGAGCTGTACACCAGCAGTTGGATGCGGAGCAGGCTTCAGAAATAACATCTTCTTTTCCAAGCAATGTAAGGAAAAGCTGGTCATATAAACCGTTTTCCATCACCTCATCTCAGTTAAAGAAAGAGATGCCTGATTTTCAAGTCGCATCGATATTTATGTGTAAATCTCCTATGGCGGCGTTGGCAGCCACGATGGATTTGCTTCGAAGTTACGATGTTATCGGCTCCGATAAAACTGATGGTACGTTAACGTTCACATCGTTCGAAGGTCGTCAAGAGGGGCGAAAAGTGTCTGTTAGTTTGGTCGTTGATGAGCAATCCGCCCCAAGAATTGTGCGCTATGTTTTTGTTAATGGGCAGGTAGCGCTTAGCTGTAATTAAATCCTTGAAAATCAGCTCGAAATCATGACTGCTGTTTATCATCCTCGCCCTGACGAAAAAGGCAATTCGGTTCTCATTCGTCATCCGTCATTGGCGACGCCTTCATCCTCTTGGGCAGATCCTGTCATTACGGCGATTTTTGTTCCCGATGGTAAGGTGCCCTTGAAGCTGAATGGCATTGCAATGAATTCATGGGGCCCTTCAAAGGATTTTGGTGCGTGGGAAATACCCGCCGAGGGTATGGAAGATTATGCCGAGCCAGAATTCATTTGCTCCAAGAGCCTCCAGCCTGCTGCTGGAGCTGTCATCTTGGAACCGGATGGGCGCGTATGGCTCGTTGAGCCGACGAATAGATTTGGTGGCTATCAGTACACCATGCCCAAAGGCCGAACCGATGGTAAAAGCCTTAGAGCGACAGCTTTGGTGGAGGTATACGAAGAGACCGGCCTTGCCATCGAACTCACGCATTGGCTTTGTGATGTTGACCGTAGCATAACGCGCACGAGGTTCTATTTGGCAAAGCGTATTGGCGGTAGTCCAGCAGCATGCGGATGGGAGACGCAGGCCTGTGTATTGGCTCCAGTCACAGCGCTGAGTCAATTGCTTACGCATCCCGGAGACAGGCAGGTGTTGGATGCGTTAGTAGTAACGCTAGAAGGATAGGTGCAAATAGTTGAGAGCCGGCTCAGCACGAGCCTATCCCTTCATTTCACGTAATCGAGTTAAAGACGTCAAAGCGTGGGCGATGTCAGGCCAAATACTCTCGGAGGGCTTCACTCAGCCACCGTAAATCCATGCTTGGAAATCAACAGCCCACGACACATAGCCCTGCGGCTACAGCGTAAGCCAGCACGATACAGCGCTCTATCCAGCGCCATCCATCCCCGAACTCTTGCCTCAGGTTCTGTATGAAGTCTGGTTCTTGGTGCATTGTGTTCTCATTGGTTGAGCGTGTCAGTCTAGTCAATCAATCATTGAATGGTTCTATCGAGGTGGAGCCAGTGACCATAACGCTCGGGCATTTAAGGCTGTGCAAGTCAATGCGGTCGATATGTGTTGGTCCCCAGTTTCGCTGTACAGTCCACAGATCACTCCTCTGTCATAGCGCTGGCAATTTCTGGAAATGGCTCCCCTTCACAGCTTCTGCCAAAAGGGGCACCATCGGTCAGTCTTTTAGACCGCTTTCCAGAAAATATAGTCGGCTTGATACTGCACAACCTGTTTGCTGCCCAGATTGCTGGCGTCACAGGCCATGCTTGGTGCAACGCCCCCTTTGGTTGCTACGCGCTGGATATAGGTCACACCTTGCATGGCTCCCATGCCACTGGCCGGATTGGCCTTGACCAGCTGCAGTGGGATGTTGCCAGTACCAGCGGGAGCCACTGCAACCTGTGTCGCAGTGACTTTGGAGCCATCATGATTCTCCCAAGTGGCTGGTGGGCCCCAGTATTTGCCGATGACCGTGCCACTTCGCGTTTGCAGCTTGGCATCAGGGCCGACAAACACCCATTCGTGCTCGGTAGCCTTATCTTTCTTGGCTCGGCACTCATAGGTGATTTGGCCAACGCCGACGGTTTCCATGGCCACCTTGTGTCCAGCAGGCACCTGCACGGTGGCTGGGAGTTCGGCTTGTGAGTAGGTGGAATGCGTAGACATGGATGAGCAGGCAGTCAGGCCCAGCGCTGATACGCAAAGGGCGGCCAGAGAGCGGGTTGGTAGATGTTTCATGAGAATGTCCTCGACCAAAATGGAGAAGAAGCGTACCGAGCAGATGTGCTCGGTACCCGAAGCTAGTGCGCGTCAGGCCCCAAAGGACAAGGCGTTGCTGGGCAAAGTGCGGCCCAAAGCCGAAATCAGTGCGGTGTAGTGCATGGTTTCGTCGGCCGCCAGACGTCCTGCCACCTTGGCCAGGTCACGACTCTCAAAAGCGGGAATGACGCCGAGGTAAGCGTTGGTCGCCCCAAGCTCCAGCCTTGCTGCCAGCGCCAGTACATCGGCTTGGCTTTTGAGGGTGGCGGCCTTCAGAGACTCAGCGTAGGTCTGCATGGAGGCTTCGGCTATCGGTTTGCCTCCCATTTTCTGAATGGTCGCGATCAGGGCATCTCGGTGGGCTTTGTGGTGGCTCTGGAACAGCAAGGCCACATCCAGCACAGGCTTTTGCAGCAGACCGCTGCCAGCCCCCAGTTGGTAGGCATTGATGGCTTCGTGTTCCAGTCCCAGGGCCACGTTGAGGATAGAGACATCCTTGGCCGGATCGTTGCCCATACCCTGTGCCAGGGCCTCGTTGCCGGCGAGCATGGCAACTGCCACGGCTGACAAGGTGCCTGTGGTGCCCAGAAATCCACGACGCGAGGCCATGGGGGAAGAACGACCTTCAAACAGATTGATACTCATGACAACTCCTAATTAGCTGTGGGGCTGTGTCGACCATTTGCAGTGTCCGACGCTTGTAATACGCAGCCGCTGAGTCGATGGATTCAAGTTTTTGAAGATTTTTTCGGTAATTTATTGGGTGCTCACATCCAGTAGCCGAGATGCTGCGTACAGGTAAATAGGCAGGATGGGCAATACGCCTTGGCATTTATCCAACAGCACCGTATGAAGGAGGTGCTTCTGATCACAATGACTGCATGAGCGCCAATACACCGGACAGTGAACTGATGGAACTACTCGACCGCATAGCAGCCCGGGAGCAGGCCGCTCTCAAGCTTTTGTACGACCGGACCGCTTCGCGGCTGTATGGGCTTGCTTTGCGCATCGTTGGCAACAAGGAATGGGCCGAGGATGTGCTGCAAGACAGCTTTTTGGGTATCTGGCGCAGCGCGGGAACTTACCGGGACTCGCTCAGCCCGCCTCTGGCTTGGATGGGCATGCTGGTACGCAGCCGCGCGCTGGACTTTCTGCGCCGGCGTAGAGCCGAGCGCCTGCATCTCAATGTTCCGATCGATGACGTTGAAGAGTTGCTACAGGACAGGGAGGCGCAAAGCCCGATGCAATGGGTGGAGGCCAGTGAGCAAGCTGCAGTACTGCACCAGTGCCTACAAAAGCTGGAGCAGCCCCAGCGCCAAGTGGTGAGCTTGGCCTATCTGAGGGATTTAAGCCATAGTGAATTGGCCAGCCATCTGAAGTTGCCGCTGGGGACCGTCAAAACTTGGGTGCGCCGCAGCCTAGAGCAACTGCGCAAATGCATGGCGCGCCATGTTTGAGTGTCAGGAGTTTCCACCATGAATCTGACCCGAAACCCTGAACTGCTGGACCGCCTGGCTGCAGCCTACGCACTCGGTACGCTGCGCGCAGGGGCTCGTCGGCGCTTTGAGCAACTCGCTCGCGAGTTCCCCCAGGTGCGGGCTGCTGCCCTGTTGTGGCAAGGCCGCTGGTCTGCTTTCTCCGAGGTGCAAGAGCCGGTAGCGCCCGATGAGGCGGTCTGGATTCGCATCGACAATCTGCTGCAAGCCGAAAAGAACAACGCCAAGCTTGCGCAGCAACGCGATGCTGCGCCCAAGTCGCCAGGGCGCGCGCTGGCATGGTGGCGCGGATTGGCCTTGGCAGGTAGCTTGACCGCTGCGGGTGCTATATCGGTGGGCTTGTGGTCCCATCAAGGGCTTCAACAGGCCTCACAGCAGCAACTGGCTTCGCTGCAAACCCAACTTCAGATAGCGCAGACCGCATTGCAGGAGGTGCCCCAGATTCAATATGTAGCGGTGTTAGCCGATGGCAAAGCCGATGCGTCCATGCTGGTGACGTTCGACCCCCGGCACAGCCAGTTGGTTTTGCAGCGCGTGAGCGGTTTTAAGGAAGCAGAGAATAAATCTCTGCAACTGTGGGCATTGCCTCAACAAGGCGCGCCACGTTCTTTGGGCGTTATGGGGGAAGGCAAACTGGAGCAACTCACGGCGCAGGAAACCGATGTGAAAGCGATTCCAGTGCTGGCTATCAGTCTTGAGCCCAAAGGCGGCGTACCCAGCTCGATGGGGCCGACTGGTCCAGTGCTGTTCAAGGGGGCACTCATTCGCCGGGATCTTTAATTGGGGACTCCGCCAACTTTGCAGCAATCTGCGCTCGATCGCTTGATTGTTGATTTCCACGCAAACCTGATCCCCCACCCCATCGTTTGGATTGATGTCCAACTCTTGGGGTGCAGTTCACTGAGGCGGTTGTGTGGGGAAACCTGTACAACTTCTCCAAGCATGCGTCGATGCTGCGTTGGCGTCTTCCCGTATCGTGCGCGAAATGTGCGCGAAATGTGCCTGGTCCGAAACCTCCAGCGGTGTGCGATGTCGCCTATTGATAGCTCGCGCAGGCACGTCGCAATCAGTTCTTCGTATCAGTTCGTTGAGCTTGATTCAGTTGTACAGACTGCGCTGGCTCACGCCGATCCGTGCGGATACATGTGCTGATCATGCTCCGTGATCTGTTTGACCGCTTCAATCTTGAATTCTTCGGGGGGATGGTTGCTTATCAGTGATTGAGTTTATGGGAAGTCCCCGTAATGCACCAACACTGGGAGCTCCGACAGTCATTTAAAGCGGGCCCATTTTCACCAATCACGGGTTTACCCTCGGAGAAAAAATACAACAATCGTCTTCAAGCCTGCATCAATTGTTTCTAAAACTTGCATAAATGTACAATTTGCGCTAGAAATCAAAGTAGAGAAGATGCACTTGCTCTTTCTTTATTTGTGCGAAAAGAGGATGTTATGCAGAAAAAATATATTCGAATATTAATTATTTCGATTATCTCTTTTTTCAGTTTATTTGCATTCGAAGTAAATGCACAAACCCCGTTTGTCTGTGATTCGACAATGTACCTTGAGCAGGGGCAGCCCGGCGATCCAACGACATTGTATAGAATAAATACAAATTCTAATCCGTTTATATTTAGCCCTGTGGGGACATCATCGGTTACGTATAATGCTGTTGGTTATAATCCATTAGATAATTATCAATACGGAATACTTAATGCTAGCAACCGCTTGATGCGAATTGCCGCCGACGGAAGTACCGTCAATTTAGGGGCGGTCACGGGCTTGCCCTCTGCGACATATATTTCTGGTACTTTTAGCGACACTGGAGGGTTGCTGTACGTTAAAAACAATGTCGGAACTAGTACGGCAATGTATGTAGTTAATGTCAGCACAATGACGGCAAGCTTGCTGTCACTCACCTTTCCAGCTGGCTTGACAAACTTGTCTATTGCAGACATGGCTTGGGTGAATGGGTTATTGTATTCAGTTACTTCGGCCGGTCAACTTGTTTCTATTAATCCTACGACCGGCATAGTTACAGCTATTGGTGCTCCTAACGGGCTTCCGGCGGGCTTTATTGGTGCAATGTATGGGGCTCCTAATGGATTGTTTGGCTCAGGCAATAATCCTCCTAGCGGGTTTTATCAATTCAATCTAACTACAGGTGCTGCAACGCTGATTAGCGGTGCACCAGGCTCATCTTCAAATGATGGTTCAAATTGCGCCAGTCAGAACATTGTATTTGGTGCCGATTTATCAATTACCAAGACTGACAATCAAACCCAGTACATTGCAGGGTCTAATATCACCTACCAATTGCTTGTTAAAAATGCGGGTCCATTCGGGGCGCAGAGTGTTGCTGTGGCTGACCCTCTTCCTTCAGGCA contains:
- a CDS encoding TetR family transcriptional regulator; this encodes MARRTKAEADETRTKLLDAAEEVFFEKGVARASLNEIAQRAGATRGAVYWHFKDKVDVFTAVLSRICTPFEEICDDKYGELSPLARIRHSIYAVFDSMDSDERRRKVFDTALFKLEYVGELESVREGHVESSECSQRKFADDLTLAAMEQGVVMPMTPTEAALGLHSLFVGLIHGWVLNEGNFPLRKIGELSVEAYLSGLGFQRQA
- a CDS encoding tyrosine-type recombinase/integrase gives rise to the protein MPLSDTFVKQTKFSGKPAGDKHSDGGGLYLHVMAAGKYWRLAYRFSGKQKTLALGVYPAVSLAQARRRRDEARQHLAEGTDPAIVKQAQKLAQAMADESTFEAVAREYHGVKKGGWSDKYAVKWLRGLEKDIFPFVGRLQLPDITPPMMLNALRRVEKRGNRDAAHTLAQNSGQVFRYGVQTGRCERNPMPDLQGALEPVVVKHMAAVLEPVKVGELLRAFDSYNGQPITKAALQLSALLFQRPANIRMMEWSWVDLDNAMLTIPSSAMKRTVAQKLNGRPHFVPLAPQAVAILREIRPLTGHRAHVFPSTRGEGRPMSDMTLTAALRRLGYSSEEMTPHGFRAMARTLMIERLPGIHADVIEAQLAHGKSGPLGAAYDRAEFMEQRRKMMNEWADYLDKLKTGSELVRMQA
- a CDS encoding helix-turn-helix transcriptional regulator: MSLAPQTVRPKAAAELLGIGISTLWRWAKDRPDFPKPRHLSMRCTIFDVAELLNWRDAQVKEGV
- a CDS encoding DUF927 domain-containing protein; this translates as MDADIKARPIALVHDQPEQTESLIPGENERPCFRVFEGWFKHDGAKLRPGVWYFSITPSKKKDEPPALTQQWICSPLYIEAVTTDEHGSNFGRQLRFKTTLGQWRTWAMPMELLRADGADLRGELLYMGLEIDPGQHQMLGRYLQALTPETRIRCVTQTGWATEHAFVLPAEVIGPDASGVVFQSGERLSDEYVIKGLLAEWQQNVAALAIGNPLLMLAICAAFAGPVLSRVNADSGGMHLVGDSSTGKTTAIDAACSVWGGPGFRRSWRATSNGMEGVAALFNDSLLALDEISECDAKEVGAIVYSLGNGRGKQRASRTGAARAVNRWRCSVLSTGERTIGTSMAEGGYRQKAGQTVRLLDVPAQRTYGAWDDLHGYSSGAAFSDALKNACKAHHGHAGPQFLRALTGDADTDFSEALQAIKAVPQFVAAPGDGQAARAAERFAVLALAGELAAGYGVAPWRPGQPTQAAAECFRAWLAQRGTTDGNLERTQVLEKIQGFIERHGDSRFSAIDADPERAMLIRDRAGWHEHTTAGRIYLFTASGMKEALTGFDLKRGLDVLEDVGALPKPGADGKRSILRRISGDRVRVYTVNTALLGT
- a CDS encoding helix-turn-helix domain-containing protein — its product is MTPLPQRIKEARLKAGLSQEQLGIRIGLEPESASTRMNRYELGKRTPDFGLMTRIAAELNFPTTYFYAEAEDEATLLVAFYRMAPASKKKILEAALAES
- a CDS encoding NUDIX hydrolase, with protein sequence MTAVYHPRPDEKGNSVLIRHPSLATPSSSWADPVITAIFVPDGKVPLKLNGIAMNSWGPSKDFGAWEIPAEGMEDYAEPEFICSKSLQPAAGAVILEPDGRVWLVEPTNRFGGYQYTMPKGRTDGKSLRATALVEVYEETGLAIELTHWLCDVDRSITRTRFYLAKRIGGSPAACGWETQACVLAPVTALSQLLTHPGDRQVLDALVVTLEG
- a CDS encoding DUF3455 domain-containing protein; this encodes MKHLPTRSLAALCVSALGLTACSSMSTHSTYSQAELPATVQVPAGHKVAMETVGVGQITYECRAKKDKATEHEWVFVGPDAKLQTRSGTVIGKYWGPPATWENHDGSKVTATQVAVAPAGTGNIPLQLVKANPASGMGAMQGVTYIQRVATKGGVAPSMACDASNLGSKQVVQYQADYIFWKAV